A window of [Ruminococcus] lactaris ATCC 29176 genomic DNA:
AACCATTCCAGATTACATTTTACGAAGAATTGCGGAGCTCTCTTTTTCATTCCACTCAGTACATCAAAACTTCCGCCGACGCCGATCAGTACGCCTTTTTTAAAAGACGCCATATGCCTGCGGATCAGGAGTTCCTGCATTGGGGCTCCCAGTGCAATCAGTGAAATATCCGGCTCTTTTTCTGCGATCCGTTCAAGAACCGCATCCTTATCTTTCACATATCCATTTTCATATCCGCATAAATAAATCCCCGGATATTCTCTTTCGATCTCTTTAGCCAGCGTCTCTACCACCTCAGGCTTTGCTCCAAAAAGGAACAGGCTTTTTCGGTTTTTATCTGCCCATTCAAAAAGATCACTGCAGATTTCAACACCCGGAATCCTTTCCTTTATATGAAATCCCAGCTTTTTCCCGCCTATGAGGATTCCAATCCCGTCTGCAACGATCGTCGTATCCTCCGCCATCAGCAGTCCTCTTACCTCTTTCATCCGGTCGGCAAGCATAAAGATTTCAGGATTGGCAGTCACCACGCACTGCTTTTTCCCTGCCTCAATCTCCCCTTCCAGCTTTTTCATAAACTCCGCTTTTGAACCCTTATAGATCTTCTTATAATACTCTTTCACATCAAACTCCTGTATCCTGTTCTTTATGATCAGAGACAAGAAAGCCTCCTCTCCGATCTCTCAGTCTTTTTTCTCTGAAGGCTTTATCTCCTCAAACCCTTCTGTACTGTCCTTGATAAACATGATCTTTACCGTCATCAGGATCAGCCGCAGATCCAGCAGGATTGAATAATTCTGAATATACATCAGATCCAGCTTCAGCTTGTCATAAGCTGAAGTATTGTATTTTCCATAAATCTGTGCATACCCTGTCAGTCCACCTTTCACTTTCATTCTGTAGGTAAATTCCGGTACTTCCTCCACGTATTTTTCTACATGTTCCACACGTTCCGGTCTTGGACCGACCACGCTCATATTTCCAATCAGAATATCAAAGAACTGAGGAAGTTCATCCAGCCTCGTCTTGCGGATTATCTTTCCAACCGGAGTAATCCTTGCATCATCATCTGTCGCCGGGATTACTTCTCCGTCCTTTTCTGCATTTTCGATCATACTTCTGAACTTATGGATCTTAAATACCTTTCCGTTGATCGTACAACGATCCTGGACAAAAAATACTGGGCCGCCATCATATGCCTTAATGGCAATCGCGATCACCAGCATGACCGGTGAAGTAATGACCAGTGCAATAATCGATACAACCAGATCCAGTACTCTCTTTGCCAGCCGCTGGTCAAACGTCAGTCCTTCATTTTTTGCCAGCAATAACGGTGTATCAAACATATGGTTATTTTCCGAACTTCTGATAATGATATCGGAAATCTTTGGTGTGATATACGTTCTGATTCCATGTGCGTAACAATATTTTAAAAGCCGGTTGCGAAGTGGTGCATGAATATCGCAGAGAAAGACGGTATCATAATCATCAATCTTCTTTACGACCATGTCCCACTCCTCATCCACATTAAATGATTCTTTAATGATATAACGGTCACTTCTCATCCGCACTTTCCTGCGGAACGGCATCGGGTCATACTCCTGATACAGCAAAAGTACAATTCTCGCCGGGAACAGACGCCGGAACAGCTTTGCCGAAAAGATCACCCACAGCAGGATCACCAGCATATCCACACACGTCAGACATGTCAATGGCAGGACACTTACAAATCTTGCCGAAAGAAGCACTGTCTCCAGATAAATACATACATTGGCCGCCGCTGCTGCCAGTCCATGGGAAAGGCACAGATTACTCATCCGCAGGGACCCCACATTCATTCCTCCCATAAGATACATAAAGATAAAGTAGAAGAAAGCGTAAAATGCTCCCATCAGCCAATATCCTTTATGATAAAATGGAAATACAATTCCCCAGTTATGATATCTTTTCCAGACAACGATGAACATCCCTGTCAGCACAAGTACAAGAACCATCACAGTCAGGAATCGGATCAGACATTTATACGGATCCAGTTTATTTTGTTGCTTCATCTATCTTTGCTCCAATCAATTCATAATCATACAATTTTGATTATAGTATATAATTCCCTTTTTTTCAACAATTCAACCCCTGCAAACCTGCTCTGTACAGCAAAATAAGAATTTTTTAAGAAAATTTGACGAATTATGACAAATATATTAAACTGAAAGGCAGATTAATCAAAGGAGATCTCTATATGAAACCACAAACCAAAAATAAAATATCATTCCTTCTATATAGTTACTTTTTTCTGATCGCATTATTTTATCCAATGCAGTATGTCAGCTTTGACAGTGCTTACTATACAGAATTTACCTTTGCAGGTCTTTTTGCCGGCTTGCTGATCCTTTGGACCGTTTTCGCCTATCATCGTCCGGTCCGTCTGACTGATCCGTCTGACCGACGATTCTGCTGCTGGATCCTGGTGCTTTTAGTCCTGTATAACCTTTTTTCTCTGTATATAAACTTCACACATTCACGGTGGTTATGGGAACAGTTCAACTTTTCACTGGCGGTCTTGTTTTTTATAGTACTTCTGATCCATGGGGCAGCTTTCTTCCGGCAAGAACCTCTGGCTGTTTCGGTACTGCTGGTTTTTCAGGTTGTAACAACAATTCTTGGTATTATCGTATACTATCTGGGATACACCTCCGTTTCTTTCATAAACGGCATGGTCATACCGGTCGCAAAAGATCCGAATTATTACGAGACCCGTTTCAGTTGGATCTATTACCATAAGAGCCAGTACTGCTTTGTTCTTCTCCTCTTTATTGCTTTCAGTGTGATCTGCCGGAAGCAGTTTAAGAATAAATGGTTTTTCCCGGTTTCCAATCTTGTTTTCCTTTTTGGAATCGTGATTTCCCATACATATACTGCACTTTTTGCTGCCGTGCTGATCTATGCAGGACTTGCACTTGATGCTCTCCGGTCAAAACTCCGGACGCTCAATAAGAAGTATTTTCTTCTCCTGATTCCACCGGTCATCCTCCTGGCATTTGTTATCTGGCGTATGAGCCGTGAACGTAATATCTGGACACTTGGCAGCCGTACTTATATCTGGGCAGAAGGAATCCGACAGATACTGAAAAATCCTCTGGGGATTGGAACCGGCTTTGGACCTGCCAAATTCTCTGTTCCGGGAATTTCTTTTCAGGTCTATAACTGCCACAATGTATTTCTGAATGAAATGTGGAGATTTTCTCTGCCGGTAGGATTATTATTCACACTGATTTTTGTCAGCATCCTGATCTACTCCCTGAAAAAGAAGTTCTTTTTCCTTCATATCGGGATCTGGATTGCTTTCCTTATCTCTCTCGGAATGGATTATTCTCTTTTAGGGCGGGAATTTACTCTGACTTTCTTTTACTTTTATATGATCTTTTTCCTTCCGAATACAAAGGAACAGATTTCTGACTGAATATCACAAAAAGGCATCGGATTTTTATCTCCAATGCCTTTTTCTTTTTTCTCCGCCTATCTTGAATAATAGGAAGAAGGAAGCTGCTCTGTCTTTACAACCTGCCCGTTTTTAATATACTTACGATATGCCACAGCACTTCTGCTTCCGGTCTTCCATGACACAATGTCTACTGAATCAAACCAGTCCGGCTGGATGCCCCATACTTCAGCATAAAGTGTATTTCCGCTCACGTATGTTACAAGTTTCACTGCATAATTGTAATCATTTCTGATCTTCAGATCAGACGATCCATAATTCACCATCGCATCCTGTCCGATCGGCACATAGGTAGATGGTACAGAATGATTCCTTCTCTGCACGATCGTAAGCCCTGCTCTCAATGCCGCACCGTACAGCGTCGTACTTGCCTGACAGATTCCTCCGCCATAACCGACTCCGCCTACAACGCCTCCCGGAAGAAAGCCTTGAGCCTTTCCACATGGACCTGCTATTCCAAAGAAAGAAAGCGTCTGTCCCGGCTGGATCGTAACCTGGTTAAAGTAAAGCAATGCTTTCGTCATATTGTATGTACCATTATAATTATTGGTAGATACGGTAGAAAATACAGAAATACGTCTTGGACTGTTCATCAGCCGGCCATACGCATCAAATCTGTATGTCACACCATTGATCGTGATCGTGCCATTCATTACCAGATGACCATAACTATTATAATAATAACGATAACCGTCCTTATTTCTCCAGCCTGTATGCATCTTTCCGCTGTCGGTGAGATAATACCAGTTTCCGCCAATCTTTAATCCTTTATTCCTTGCAAGCGTTCCATCTGCCTGATAATAGTATTTTCCACCATCTTTCGTCCGCCAGTAATCTTTCTTCATATTACCCGCAGCATCAAAATAGTACCAGTCATTTCCATCTTTTACACCATCATCAAATGCCTGTCGGCCCAACGGGGTAAAACCGATCACTTTTCCATTCTCGGTCTTCAGTCCCCGGTATGCTGCTCCGTTATTCTGGAAAATATAACGATATTTTCCAATCTTCATATCCCGGTTCAGTACCAGATGACCTTCCTCATCATAATAATACCAGTCAGCACCTTTCTGACGGAACTGGGATTCATATCGTCTGCCATTTCCATCCAGATAATACCAGTAGCCATCAATCTTCATCCCTGCATTCAGGATCAGATGTCCCTGAGCATCATAATAATAGTGACTACCATCTTTTTCTCTCCACCCGGAGCTTAACATCTTTCCATCTTTCTGGAAATAGTACCAGTAACCACTCAGCTTTTTCCCTGTATCTGTCAGGCAGAATCCCTGCTGGTCATAATAATACAGTCCGTCCTCCCCAACATACCATCCTGTATAAACTGCACCGCTTCCTGTAAATTTATAATGCTTTCCATTGATATCCAGTTCACAATTTGTCACCAGATATCCATTTTCATCATAATAATACTGCGTATTGTTCTTCTGACGGAACTGAGCCGTATATCTTCTTCCGCTTCCATCGACATAATACCAGTGACCGTCCAGCTCAATTCCACGGTTCGTTACTAAATGAGCTGCTTCATCATAATAGTAATAATTTCCTGCCTTCTCTCTCCAGCCTGAGCTTAACAGCTTTCCATCTTTCTGGAAATAACACCAGTAGCCATTCAGCTGCATTCCTGCATCTTCTGCCCGGCTGCCGTCTGCCTGATAATAATATGTATCTGTGCCGTCTGTATACAAGCCTGTATAAGCTGCACCACTTTCGGTAAATTTATAGTGCTTTCCATTGATGTCCAACTCCTCGTTCAGTACAAGATGTCCTTCCCCGTCATAATAGAAGCTCTGTCCGTTCTTTTGCCTGAAACTATTCTGCTTCATCACACCATCAGCATCAAAATAGTACCAGTAACCATCCAGACTGTATCCGGCATTTCTTAAATCCTTACCCTCCTGATAATAGTGGATTCCATCGGACTCTTCCACCCAGCCATTTTTCTCTTCCGTTATTCCGCTATTTTCTGAACTTTCCTCTGGATCTATCACGTCTTCTGTACTTTTCTCTGAATCCGTTACGTCTGCCTCATGTTCATTTTCCTGCTGTATAGCTGCTGCACTTTCCGTCTCTGCATTCTTCTCTTCCACAAAGCTTTCTGCCACATTCTCTGCTGAATTATCCATTGCATAAGAAGTCATCATCCCAGACAGGGAGAGAACAAACGTCAGCCCCAGGGCTGTCAGCCATTTCTTTTTCATAATGTCCCTTCCATCCTTTCCTTTTCTGAAAATCTTATAGTAATATTGTACCAATAAATTCTTTTTCTGACCAGTAAAAAAAGAAAAATTTACTTTCTTTTTCCATATTCTGTATTTTCTACGCTTTTTTATTTTAAACGCACGAAAAGGGAGAAAACTTTCATTTTCTCCCCTCACGGTCTGACTAATTATCTTTTAATTTTTCAGCAAGATTTTTGGCAGCGATCATAGAGTCTTCCATGGAACAATAAGTCCATGCACCATATCTTCCGATCGTGTAAATATTTTCATCTGCCAGATTTTTCTTCAGCTCTGTGATCTGAGCGTCTGTCTCTGAATTAATATGCACATAAGCCGGATCCATTAAAATGGTGGAATGTGCTTCTAATTTTGTCTCTTCGTCAATAATTCCCAGCTTCAGAAGATTCTCAAGTGTCAGTCTTAACTGCTCATCGATCATCCCCTGCGTTACAACCGCATCTTTACTGTATCCGATCTCAATATACATACTGAGCTTATCCGCATCCAGAATATTATCATAAAATCCAATCCGGTAAAAATTGATCTTTTTATCCGGGATATAGAACCAGTGTTCTTTCGTATACTTCGATTTTTTATTAAATCCAAGATTGAACACCAGTACTTTATTGTAAGAAAGTCTGGACTGAAGCTCATGCATCTTTTCTTCATCAAATAAAGTAAGGAACCGGTTCAGTGGTGACGTATTGATCAGATATTCATAAGAAATCTCTGATCCATCATTCAGGATCACTTTTTTATTCGCTCTGTCGATCTTATCAACCACATGATTTAACAGTACTTTCTCCTTATCCAGTGCATCATACAGGATCTGGATAAAAGATCCTGCTCCTGAACGTGGATACAGAAACGAATTATTGTAAGAAGTACTGTCTTTGTTCGCCTTCATATTGTCAATGATCGCCGGAATATCCGCATATGGGAAAAATCTTCCCATTGCATCTTTATCCAGAGTGGTCAGATCAACCGCATACAGCTTTTCATTATATGGCTTCAGGAATTTCTCAACGATAGATTTTCCAAACTTCCCGTACAGCATATCCAGGAAATTATCATACTCTTCTTTTTCCTCTTTATGGAAAAGATCATACAGGCAGTCGATAAACTCACTTTTTTCCAGTTGATGGATATTGGTCTGGAACGGATAATCTACCAGTTCTCCCTTGTAGATGATCTTTGTATTCTTATCTTTATAGATGATCTCATCCTCATCCACACTGTCGATAAACCGCTTTTTAAACTCATCTGTACTGAAATGGAAAAAGTGTCCGGCATAATCCCATACATAATCTTTTTCTTTGATCGTACGGCAATATCCACCGACTTCATCTTCCTTCTCTACGATCAGATAATCCCCATCTGCATAATTTGCAAACGTAAGTCCTGATATTCCTGCTCCGATGATCAGATATTTCACATTTCTTTCCATAAGGCCGCTCCTTTATAATCTGTCTTTAAACTTCTCAATGATCGCATCTGCAATTCTTTCACTCGCATGACCGTCTCCATACGGATTGCTTGCATGACTCATTGCATTATAAGCCTCTTTATCA
This region includes:
- a CDS encoding WecB/TagA/CpsF family glycosyltransferase translates to MSLIIKNRIQEFDVKEYYKKIYKGSKAEFMKKLEGEIEAGKKQCVVTANPEIFMLADRMKEVRGLLMAEDTTIVADGIGILIGGKKLGFHIKERIPGVEICSDLFEWADKNRKSLFLFGAKPEVVETLAKEIEREYPGIYLCGYENGYVKDKDAVLERIAEKEPDISLIALGAPMQELLIRRHMASFKKGVLIGVGGSFDVLSGMKKRAPQFFVKCNLEWLYRIVTEPKRLKRFWNNNIKFLFVLRKESHE
- a CDS encoding sugar transferase, which produces MKQQNKLDPYKCLIRFLTVMVLVLVLTGMFIVVWKRYHNWGIVFPFYHKGYWLMGAFYAFFYFIFMYLMGGMNVGSLRMSNLCLSHGLAAAAANVCIYLETVLLSARFVSVLPLTCLTCVDMLVILLWVIFSAKLFRRLFPARIVLLLYQEYDPMPFRRKVRMRSDRYIIKESFNVDEEWDMVVKKIDDYDTVFLCDIHAPLRNRLLKYCYAHGIRTYITPKISDIIIRSSENNHMFDTPLLLAKNEGLTFDQRLAKRVLDLVVSIIALVITSPVMLVIAIAIKAYDGGPVFFVQDRCTINGKVFKIHKFRSMIENAEKDGEVIPATDDDARITPVGKIIRKTRLDELPQFFDILIGNMSVVGPRPERVEHVEKYVEEVPEFTYRMKVKGGLTGYAQIYGKYNTSAYDKLKLDLMYIQNYSILLDLRLILMTVKIMFIKDSTEGFEEIKPSEKKD
- a CDS encoding O-antigen ligase family protein; its protein translation is MKPQTKNKISFLLYSYFFLIALFYPMQYVSFDSAYYTEFTFAGLFAGLLILWTVFAYHRPVRLTDPSDRRFCCWILVLLVLYNLFSLYINFTHSRWLWEQFNFSLAVLFFIVLLIHGAAFFRQEPLAVSVLLVFQVVTTILGIIVYYLGYTSVSFINGMVIPVAKDPNYYETRFSWIYYHKSQYCFVLLLFIAFSVICRKQFKNKWFFPVSNLVFLFGIVISHTYTALFAAVLIYAGLALDALRSKLRTLNKKYFLLLIPPVILLAFVIWRMSRERNIWTLGSRTYIWAEGIRQILKNPLGIGTGFGPAKFSVPGISFQVYNCHNVFLNEMWRFSLPVGLLFTLIFVSILIYSLKKKFFFLHIGIWIAFLISLGMDYSLLGREFTLTFFYFYMIFFLPNTKEQISD
- a CDS encoding VanW family protein — protein: MKKKWLTALGLTFVLSLSGMMTSYAMDNSAENVAESFVEEKNAETESAAAIQQENEHEADVTDSEKSTEDVIDPEESSENSGITEEKNGWVEESDGIHYYQEGKDLRNAGYSLDGYWYYFDADGVMKQNSFRQKNGQSFYYDGEGHLVLNEELDINGKHYKFTESGAAYTGLYTDGTDTYYYQADGSRAEDAGMQLNGYWCYFQKDGKLLSSGWREKAGNYYYYDEAAHLVTNRGIELDGHWYYVDGSGRRYTAQFRQKNNTQYYYDENGYLVTNCELDINGKHYKFTGSGAVYTGWYVGEDGLYYYDQQGFCLTDTGKKLSGYWYYFQKDGKMLSSGWREKDGSHYYYDAQGHLILNAGMKIDGYWYYLDGNGRRYESQFRQKGADWYYYDEEGHLVLNRDMKIGKYRYIFQNNGAAYRGLKTENGKVIGFTPLGRQAFDDGVKDGNDWYYFDAAGNMKKDYWRTKDGGKYYYQADGTLARNKGLKIGGNWYYLTDSGKMHTGWRNKDGYRYYYNSYGHLVMNGTITINGVTYRFDAYGRLMNSPRRISVFSTVSTNNYNGTYNMTKALLYFNQVTIQPGQTLSFFGIAGPCGKAQGFLPGGVVGGVGYGGGICQASTTLYGAALRAGLTIVQRRNHSVPSTYVPIGQDAMVNYGSSDLKIRNDYNYAVKLVTYVSGNTLYAEVWGIQPDWFDSVDIVSWKTGSRSAVAYRKYIKNGQVVKTEQLPSSYYSR
- a CDS encoding protoporphyrinogen/coproporphyrinogen oxidase; translated protein: MERNVKYLIIGAGISGLTFANYADGDYLIVEKEDEVGGYCRTIKEKDYVWDYAGHFFHFSTDEFKKRFIDSVDEDEIIYKDKNTKIIYKGELVDYPFQTNIHQLEKSEFIDCLYDLFHKEEKEEYDNFLDMLYGKFGKSIVEKFLKPYNEKLYAVDLTTLDKDAMGRFFPYADIPAIIDNMKANKDSTSYNNSFLYPRSGAGSFIQILYDALDKEKVLLNHVVDKIDRANKKVILNDGSEISYEYLINTSPLNRFLTLFDEEKMHELQSRLSYNKVLVFNLGFNKKSKYTKEHWFYIPDKKINFYRIGFYDNILDADKLSMYIEIGYSKDAVVTQGMIDEQLRLTLENLLKLGIIDEETKLEAHSTILMDPAYVHINSETDAQITELKKNLADENIYTIGRYGAWTYCSMEDSMIAAKNLAEKLKDN